One segment of Camelus bactrianus isolate YW-2024 breed Bactrian camel chromosome 27, ASM4877302v1, whole genome shotgun sequence DNA contains the following:
- the SEMA4B gene encoding semaphorin-4B, protein MPWLPAVGVPSAAMGRESRPPALLGALQRRPPLLLLLLLLLPPPPTRALAPRISLPLGSEKRPFLRFEAENISNYTALLLSRDGRTVYVGAREALFALNSSVSFLPGGGYQELLWSADAERKQQCSFKGKDPQRDCQNYIKILLPLNSSHLFVCGTAAFSPACTYINMENFTLARDKVGNVLLEDGKGRCPFDPNFKSTALVVDGELYTGTVSSFQGNDPAISRSQSLRPTKTENSLNWLQDPAFVASAYIPESLGSLQGDDDKIYFFFSETGQEFEFFENTIVSRIARICKGDEGGERVLQQRWTSFLKAQLLCLRPDDGFPFNVLQDVFTLSPSPQDWRDTLFYGVFTSQWHRGTTEGSAVCVFTMRDVQRAFNGLYKEVNRETQQWYTVTHPVPSPRPGACITNSARERKINSSLQLPDRVLNFLKDHFLMDGQVRSHLLLLQPRARYQRVAVHRIPGLHRTYDVLFLGTSDGWLHKAVSVGSGVHIIEELQIFLPGQPVQNLLLDTDRGLLYAASHSGVVQVPMANCSLYQSCGDCLLARDPYCAWSGSHCRHISLYQPEVASRPWIQDIEGANARDLCNTSSSKGRSPVTTGEKSCKQVQFQPNTVNTLACPLLSNLATRLWLNNGAPVNASASCRVLSTGDLLLVGSQQELGVFQCWSLEEGFRQLEVSYCPKVVEEVVADRADQSGSVPVIINTSRVSAPAGGRASWGVDKSYWTEFLVMCALFVFAMVLLILFFLYRHRGGMKVFLKQGECASVHPKTRPVVLPPETRPLNGMGPPSTHLDHRGYQALSDSSPGPRVFTESEKRPLSIQDSFVEVSPVCPRPRVRLGSEIRDSVV, encoded by the exons ATGCCGTGGCTCCCCGCTGTCGGAGTCCCTAGCGCCGCGATGGGCCGGGAGAGCCGGCCTCCGGCTCTGCTGGGTGCGCTGCAGCGCCGGCCGccgctgctactgctgctgcttctccttctCCCGCCGCCGCCGACTCGGGCGCTCGCCCCTCGGATCAGCCTGCCTCTGG GCTCCGAAAAGCGACCATTCCTCAGATTTGAAGCTGAAAACATCTCCAACTACACAGCCCTTCTGCTGAGCAGGGATGGCAGGACTGTGTACGTGGGTGCCCGTGAGGCCCTCTTTGCCCTCAACAGCAGCGTCAGCTTCCTGCCAGGCGGAGGGTACCAGGAG CTGCTGTGGAGCGCTGATGCTGAGAGGAAACAGCAGTGCAGCTTCAAGGGCAAGGACCCACAG cggGACTGTCAAAACTACATCAAGATCCTCCTGCCACTCAACAGCAGCCACCTGTTCGTCTGTGGCACAGCTGCCTTCAGCCCTGCATGCACCTACATT AACATGGAGAACTTCACTCTGGCCCGGGACAAGGTGGGGAATGTCCTCCTTGAAGACGGCAAGGGCCGTTGTCCTTTTGACCCCAATTTCAAGTCCACGGCCCTGGTGGTTG ATGGTGAGCTGTACACTGGAACAGTCAGCAGCTTCCAGGGGAATGACCCGGCCATCTCCCGGAGCCAAAGCCTCCGCCCCACCAAGACCGAGAACTCCCTCAACTGGCTACAAG ACCCAGCGTTTGTGGCCTCAGCCTACATTCCCGAGAGCCTGGGCAGCTTGCAGGGGGACGACGACAAGATCTACTTCTTCTTCAGCGAGACTGGCCAGGAATTTGAGTTCTTTGAGAACACCATTGTGTCCCGCATCGCCCGCATCTGCAAG ggCGACGAGGGGGGCGAGCGGGTCCTGCAGCAGCGCTGGACATCCTTCCTGAAGGCCCAGCTCCTGTGCTTGCGGCCTGACGATGGCTTCCCGTTCAACGTGCTGCAAGACGTCTTCACActgagccccagcccccaggactgGCGTGACACCCTCTTCTATGGGGTCTTCACATCCCAGTG GCACAGGGGGACCACAGAGGGCTCTGCTGTCTGTGTCTTCACCATGAGGGACGTGCAGAGGGCCTTCAATGGCCTCTACAAGGAGGTGAACCGTGAGACGCAGCAGTGGTACACCGTGACGCACCCCGTGCCCTCGCCCCGGCCGGGCGCG TGCATCACCAACAGTGCCCGGGAAAGGAAGATCAACTCGTCCCTGCAGCTCCCCGACCGGGTGCTGAACTTCCTCAAGGACCACTTCCTGATGGATGGGCAGGTCCGCAGCCACCTGCTGCTCCTGCAGCCCCGGGCCCGCTACCAGCGTGTGGCGGTCCATCGCATCCCTGGCCTGCACCGCACTTACGACGTCCTCTTCCTGGGCACCA GTGATGGCTGGCTGCACAAGGCAGTGAGCGTGGGCTCTGGAGTGCACATCATCGAGGAGCTGCAGATCTTCTTACCAGGACAGCCTGTGCAGAACCTCCTCCTGGACACTGACAGG GGACTGCTGTATGCTGCCTCACACTCTGGCGTGGTCCAGGTGCCCATGGCCAACTGCAGCCTGTACCAGAGCTGTGGGGACTGTCTGCTCGCCCGGGACCCCTACTGCGCTTGGAGCGGCTCCCACTGCAGGCACATCAGCCTCTACCAGCCTGAGGTGGCCTCCAG GCCATGGATCCAGGACATTGAGGGGGCCAATGCTAGGGACCTCTGCAACACTTCCTCCTCCAAGGGCCGATCTCCTGTAACAACAG GTGAGAAGTCATGCAAGCAAGTCCAGTTCCAGCCCAACACGGTGAACACCTTggcctgccccctcctctccaacctgGCAACCCGGCTCTGGCTGAACAATGGAGCCCCAGTCAATGCCTCGGCCTCCTGCCGCGTGCTGTCCACTGGGGACCTACTGCTGGTGGGCAGCCAGCAGGAGCTGGGGGTGTTCCAGTGCTGGTCACTGGAGGAGGGCTTCCGGCAGCTGGAGGTCAGCTACTGCCCAAAGGTAGTGGAGGAAGTGGTGGCGGACCGAGCAGACCAGAGCGGCAGTGTGCCTGTCATCATCAACACATCCCGGGTGAGCGCGCCAGCCGGTGGCAGGGCCAGCTGGGGTGTGGACAAGTCCTACTGGACCGAGTTCCTGGTGATGTGCGCGCTGTTCGTGTTTGCCATGGTGCTCCTCATTTTATTCTTCCTCTACCGGCACCGGGGCGGCATGAAAGTCTTCCTGAAGCAGGGGGAGTGTGCCAGCGTGCACCCCAAGACCCGGCCTGTGGTGCTGCCACCTGAGACCCGGCCGCTCAATGGCATGGGCCCCCCTAGCACCCACCTCGACCACCGAGGCTACCAGGCCCTGTCAGACAGCTCCCCAGGGCCCCGGGTCTTTACAGAGTCAGAGAAGAGGCCGCTCAGCATCCAGGACAGCTTCGTGGAGGTGTCCCCAGTGTGTCCCCGGCCCCGGGTCCGCCTGGGGTCTGAGATCCGGGACTCCGTGGTATGA
- the CIB1 gene encoding calcium and integrin-binding protein 1 produces MGGSGSRLSKELLAEYQDLTFLTKQEILLAHRRFCELLPLEHRGVEESLQARVSLEQILSLPELKANPFKERICRVFSTSPTRDSLSFEDFLDLLSVFSDTATPDIKSHYAFRIFDFDDDGTLNREDLSQLVNCLTGEGEDTRLSASEMKQLIDNILEESDIDRDGTINLSEFQHVISRSPDFASSFKIVL; encoded by the exons ATGGGGGGCTCTGGCAGTCGCTTGTCCAAGGAGCTGCTGGCCGAGTACCAG GATTTGACGTTCCTGACCAAGCAGGAGATCCTACT AGCCCACAGGCGGTTTTGTGAGCTGCTTCCCCTGGAGCACCGGGGTGTGGAGGAGTCACTGCAGGCACGGGTGTCCTTGGAACAGATCCTCAGCCTTCCAGAACTCAAG GCCAACCCCTTCAAGGAGCGAATCTGCAGGGTCTTCTCCACATCCCCAACCAGAGACAGCCTGAGCTTTGAGGACTTCTTGGACCTCCTCAGTGTGTTCAGTGACACAGCAACCCCAGACATCAAGTCCCACTATGCCTTTCGCATCTTTG ATTTTGATGATGATGGAACCTTGAACAGAGAAGACCTGAGCCAGCTTGTGAACTGCCTTACAGGAGAGGGTGAGGACACACGGCTCAGCGCTTCAGAGATGAAACAGCTCATTGACAAT ATCCTAGAAGAGTCCGACATTGATAGGGATGGAACCATCAATCTCTCTGAGTTCCAGCATGTCATCTCCCGCTCACCAGACTTTGCCAG CTCCTTTAAGATTGTCCTGTGA
- the GDPGP1 gene encoding GDP-D-glucose phosphorylase 1 produces MAISHDSNETSYLLPPNTEDWEGHNIPDFVYGQKELVPEGIQWPRNTPSLPDTLPLSRFDSALCSAWRQRMELGLFRYRLGELQTRTLPGAVGFVAQLNVERGVQRRRPQNIRSVRQAFDPEQFNFNKIRPGEVLFHLHREPDLPGVLQQEDILVVINVSPLEWGHVLLVPEPARGLPQRLLPGALRAGVEAVLLSSHPGFRVGFNSLGGLASVNHLHLHGYYLAHRLPVEGAPSKPLDPGGRLHLLQALPAPGFLFYTSSPGPDLEALISRVCRATDYLTDHEIAHNLFVTRGGPPGKTSSSSALTGVRVILWARKPSFGVKEGEAFNVALCELAGHLPVKMSQDFSSLTEAAALALIRDCLLPPAQAEEVQAALVALTAQEEQ; encoded by the coding sequence ATGGCTATTTCACATGATTCAAATGAAACTTCCTATTTGCTACCTCCAAACACTGAGGACTGGGAAGGACACAACATTCCTGACTTTGTCTACGGGCAGAAGGAACTTGTGCCAGAAGGGATTCAGTGGCCGAGGAACACACCCAGCCTCCCAGACACACTGCCACTGTCTCGCTTTGACTCTGCACTCTGCTCGGCCTGGAGGCAGCGGATGGAACTGGGGCTGTTCCGTTACCGCCTAGGGGAGCTGCAGACCCGAACCCTCCCTGGTGCTGTGGGTTTTGTGGCTCAGCTGAATGTGGAGCGAGGTGTGCAGAGAAGGCGCCCCCAGAACATCAGGAGTGTGAGGCAGGCGTTTGACCCTGAACAGTTTAACTTCAATAAGATCCGGCCAGGAGAAGTCCTCTTCCATTTGCACCGGGAACCCGATCTCCCTGGTGTGCTCCAGCAAGAGGATATCCTTGTGGTGATCAACGTCAGCCCCCTGGAGTGGGGCCATGTGCTGCTGGTACCTGAGCCCGCCCGAGGGCTCCCCCAGCGCCTGCTGCCAGGGGCACTGCGGGCTGGGGTCGAGGCCGTGCTACTGAGCTCACACCCGGGCTTCCGCGTTGGCTTCAACAGCCTAGGTGGCCTGGCCTCGGTGAACCATCTCCACCTGCATGGCTATTACCTGGCGCACAGACTGCCTGTGGAGGGGGCCCCCAGCAAACCCCTGGACCCTGGGGGCCGTCTGCATCTGCTCCAggccctcccagctcctggcttTCTTTTTTACACTAGCAGCCCAGGACCTGACTTGGAAGCCTTGATAAGCAGGGTCTGTCGGGCCACTGACTATCTGACTGACCACGAGATTGCACATAACTTGTTTGTGACCCGGGGGGGCCCACCTGGAAAGACATCGTCTTCCTCAGCCCTTACAGGGGTCCGAGTAATTCTGTGGGCCCGGAAGCCCAGCTTTGGAGTAAAGGAAGGCGAGGCGTTCAATGTTGCCCTCTGTGAGCTGGCCGGGCACCTCCCTGTCAAAATGTCCCAGGACTTCAGCAGCCTAACAGAGGCAGCTGCTCTGGCTCTCATCCGAGACTGtctgctgcccccagcccaggcagaaGAGGTACAGGCAGCACTGGTAGCCTTGACAGCCCAGGAGGAGCAGTAA